One window of Pseudobacteriovorax antillogorgiicola genomic DNA carries:
- a CDS encoding glycosyltransferase family 39 protein has protein sequence MKHSDGTPFQNQVWDERIRRYGFFGITLLGFFLVYTSFPRDIWIDEHWTYEMLLYPSYKEMLGRLATDFHPALYTLCLRAWCHFGVSLESMRLFSVFIAFLTVWVAYRFWCWRKSPIASFIAAILLLSNPLFLRFSQELRGYGMLILASTMSLAITLYLLEDLANRRLQILLGFALAAAVSAKLVGIFLLPCLAVFIVLVKPMQFRDACKGLMIPFFVCLSVFFYWYVFFLELPFREINDWWMPPMSYELIAGTIAYYFGAAPFPDYGFPTWVPSIATVLFCLTLFCPRQGRVGVSLLVACVIYVLGIAVYSALFQQIFWYRSFLPILPLVIAGVIQSTIELKSYRLQRYLLVCYILLAALWIGRAVHPLGSEPVEESKTISSYIENHESSESVVIFFPGYIVGPVRFHANENIKPKMFPLWSYSKNEIQKFIAELPKVGKIFLVIRADLTFDTESYRELMGQLKINFEGIPITRLTILSHDIFFTETYPTLKAIESIEKKNIIERTIITKQPSYSIINGQLR, from the coding sequence TTGAAGCATTCCGATGGAACACCGTTTCAAAATCAAGTGTGGGACGAGCGGATCCGCCGCTATGGCTTTTTCGGAATCACCCTCCTGGGTTTTTTTCTGGTCTACACTAGCTTTCCTCGCGACATTTGGATCGATGAACATTGGACCTATGAAATGCTGCTCTATCCCAGTTACAAGGAGATGCTGGGAAGGCTAGCCACGGATTTTCATCCAGCGCTTTACACCCTTTGTCTAAGAGCCTGGTGCCACTTTGGGGTGAGTTTAGAAAGCATGCGACTATTCTCGGTTTTTATTGCTTTCCTCACTGTATGGGTGGCCTATCGATTTTGGTGTTGGAGAAAATCGCCAATTGCGTCTTTTATAGCTGCAATTCTACTTTTATCGAACCCATTGTTTTTGAGATTTTCACAAGAATTGCGTGGCTATGGAATGCTAATTCTTGCGAGTACCATGAGCCTTGCCATCACCCTTTATCTTCTCGAAGATCTTGCAAATCGAAGGCTACAAATTCTGTTAGGCTTCGCCTTAGCTGCTGCTGTTTCAGCGAAGCTCGTGGGCATTTTTTTGCTTCCTTGCTTAGCAGTGTTTATAGTTTTGGTAAAACCTATGCAATTTCGTGATGCTTGCAAGGGCCTCATGATTCCTTTCTTCGTATGTCTGAGTGTCTTTTTCTATTGGTACGTTTTCTTTCTGGAGCTGCCTTTCCGTGAAATCAACGACTGGTGGATGCCTCCGATGAGCTATGAGCTAATTGCTGGCACCATAGCCTATTACTTTGGAGCAGCCCCGTTCCCAGACTATGGCTTTCCCACTTGGGTCCCTAGCATTGCTACGGTCTTATTTTGCCTGACTCTTTTTTGTCCTCGTCAAGGTCGTGTGGGTGTCTCGTTGCTTGTAGCCTGCGTTATCTATGTTCTGGGGATCGCTGTATATTCAGCACTTTTTCAGCAGATATTTTGGTACCGTAGCTTTCTTCCCATCTTACCTCTTGTCATCGCCGGAGTCATTCAATCAACAATTGAACTCAAGTCTTACCGATTACAAAGGTACTTGCTTGTCTGCTACATATTGCTTGCAGCCCTTTGGATAGGTCGGGCGGTACACCCACTGGGTTCAGAGCCTGTGGAGGAGTCAAAAACCATAAGCAGCTATATAGAAAATCATGAGTCATCAGAAAGTGTTGTTATCTTTTTTCCAGGTTACATCGTTGGGCCTGTACGATTTCATGCGAATGAAAATATTAAGCCTAAGATGTTTCCACTGTGGTCCTATTCGAAAAATGAAATACAGAAATTTATCGCTGAACTACCCAAAGTCGGTAAGATATTTCTCGTTATAAGGGCTGATTTAACCTTTGATACTGAAAGTTATCGTGAACTCATGGGGCAGCTGAAGATTAATTTCGAAGGAATACCCATTACTCGGTTAACCATCTTGAGCCACGATATCTTCTTTACAGAAACATATCCGACTCTGAAGGCCATTGAGAGTATAGAGAAAAAAAATATTATTGAACGCACCATTATCACAAAGCAGCCTAGCTACTCAATTATCAATGGACAACTAAGGTAA
- the dcd gene encoding dCTP deaminase, which yields MILTDLKILEEISAGNIVIEPFRRECLGSNSYDVHLGSKLAVYRDRVLDAKKHNPIQNIEIPHDGYILQPDQFYLGVTSEYTEAHSHVPFLEGKSSIGRLGIDIHATAGKGDIGFCNHWTLEISVKQPVRVYAGMPIGQLIYFTVEGSLNTPYSKKSSAKYNSRSDAPMESMMFKNADMGLW from the coding sequence GTGATACTTACCGATCTTAAAATTCTTGAAGAAATCAGTGCCGGCAATATTGTTATCGAACCGTTCCGTCGGGAGTGTTTGGGATCCAACTCCTATGATGTTCATTTGGGTTCAAAACTAGCGGTTTATCGCGATCGGGTTTTGGATGCGAAGAAGCATAACCCTATCCAAAATATTGAGATCCCCCACGATGGTTATATCCTTCAGCCAGATCAGTTTTACCTAGGCGTGACATCGGAATACACAGAAGCTCATTCCCATGTTCCCTTTCTTGAGGGCAAATCGAGTATCGGGCGCTTGGGTATTGATATTCATGCGACTGCTGGGAAGGGCGATATAGGTTTTTGCAATCATTGGACCCTAGAGATCTCTGTAAAGCAGCCTGTGCGCGTCTATGCTGGAATGCCGATTGGTCAACTTATCTACTTCACTGTGGAGGGTTCACTGAACACGCCTTATTCCAAGAAGTCTTCTGCAAAATACAATAGTCGGTCCGACGCCCCGATGGAATCCATGATGTTTAAAAATGCTGATATGGGCCTTTGGTAG
- a CDS encoding GAF domain-containing protein — protein sequence MSKVSRTRHDPNPEQLSILLNIARAMGEIHHIDELIDLLARESIRALGADRCSIFLLDTDSQELWSKVAIGESRRIRFPASQGIAGETLAKGKPIIIDDAYQYKGFNSQIDVQTGYTTKNILSVPMSNAQGKIIGCFEMINKKEGAFSESDTSFLQLLANHAAVAVESALLYEQKENVIRDLKVTKISLEVKMKQLEVVYDLEKVLAETMDFQAFLHSVGTILCRFLRTSAVMVIFQENDEAPVKYLFNENKLSQFDCVAETKGIGLRIKSGFTVDMLQKELDLVISNHLGVPFHAVDMHSDEIKSDIWGRVEVLNHPKGFDDHDLSFLNIVAEKVSSAISRFKLLESREKSQRLATIGQLSSTIVHDFRNPMTSIRGFAELIKISGDSMDAKQRDKLCTIIMNQVDRCTNMIEELLSFARGDKKYSLQVYDSETFIDEIIEILTVETEKTGIGLEKIVDYHGDVYIDKDKMMRVIFNLTNNALDILEKGEKLIIGMTLKGDDIEISVSDTGPGVPKDLQESLFDAFVTQGKATGTGLGLHISKEIVEAHKGSIVLDRSYKKGARFVITLPKYRAEESKSA from the coding sequence ATGAGTAAAGTCAGTAGAACACGACATGACCCAAATCCTGAGCAGCTATCGATTCTGCTCAATATTGCTCGTGCCATGGGCGAGATTCATCACATCGATGAATTGATCGATCTTCTTGCGCGTGAATCAATTCGAGCTCTAGGTGCTGATCGCTGTAGTATCTTTTTATTGGATACTGATTCCCAAGAGCTGTGGTCTAAGGTAGCTATTGGCGAAAGCCGGAGGATACGCTTTCCTGCCTCCCAGGGCATTGCAGGTGAAACCCTGGCCAAGGGCAAGCCTATTATTATCGATGATGCCTATCAGTATAAGGGGTTTAATAGCCAAATCGATGTGCAGACAGGGTATACAACGAAGAACATTCTGAGCGTTCCTATGAGCAATGCTCAGGGGAAAATTATCGGTTGCTTTGAAATGATCAATAAAAAGGAAGGGGCATTTTCGGAATCAGATACCTCTTTCCTCCAGCTTCTGGCGAATCACGCAGCGGTTGCTGTAGAATCAGCTTTGCTCTACGAGCAGAAAGAGAACGTGATTCGTGATCTAAAAGTCACGAAAATTTCCCTCGAAGTGAAGATGAAGCAGCTAGAGGTGGTCTATGATCTTGAAAAGGTTTTAGCTGAAACCATGGATTTTCAGGCATTCCTCCATAGTGTGGGGACGATTCTTTGCCGCTTCCTTCGCACATCTGCCGTGATGGTGATCTTTCAAGAAAATGACGAGGCCCCTGTTAAATATTTATTTAACGAGAACAAACTTTCGCAATTCGACTGCGTGGCGGAAACAAAAGGTATTGGGCTTAGAATTAAATCAGGGTTTACCGTAGATATGCTACAGAAAGAATTGGACTTAGTTATCTCAAATCATCTTGGTGTTCCCTTTCATGCTGTTGATATGCACAGTGATGAAATTAAATCAGATATCTGGGGTCGGGTTGAAGTTCTCAATCACCCTAAGGGATTCGATGATCATGACCTTTCCTTTTTGAATATTGTGGCAGAAAAGGTTTCTTCGGCTATCTCACGCTTTAAGCTGCTGGAAAGTCGAGAAAAATCTCAGCGTTTGGCAACGATTGGTCAGTTGTCATCGACCATAGTTCACGACTTTAGGAATCCCATGACCTCGATTCGTGGTTTTGCAGAGCTGATTAAGATATCTGGCGATAGTATGGATGCCAAGCAGCGGGATAAGCTTTGCACTATTATTATGAATCAGGTCGATCGTTGTACAAATATGATAGAAGAATTGCTCTCATTCGCACGGGGTGATAAAAAGTATAGCCTCCAAGTTTACGATTCTGAAACGTTCATTGATGAAATCATCGAAATTTTGACTGTCGAAACAGAGAAGACGGGCATTGGCCTTGAGAAGATCGTCGACTACCATGGTGATGTTTATATAGACAAAGACAAGATGATGAGGGTTATTTTCAACCTAACAAATAACGCCCTCGATATATTAGAAAAAGGGGAGAAACTGATAATTGGCATGACTCTCAAGGGTGATGATATCGAGATCAGCGTCAGCGATACAGGGCCAGGAGTTCCCAAAGATTTGCAGGAAAGTTTGTTTGATGCCTTTGTTACCCAAGGAAAGGCAACAGGAACAGGTTTGGGATTACATATTTCAAAAGAAATTGTGGAAGCTCACAAAGGTAGTATTGTCCTTGATCGTAGCTATAAAAAAGGAGCTCGCTTTGTGATCACGTTGCCGAAGTATCGTGCCGAAGAATCCAAGTCAGCGTAA